CTTCCTACAAAATCTAATATCAATTTTTTATTCCATTTAGAAGAGATTATAAAAAATAGAAAAAACGTATATAGAAGTAATTCGTATACATATGAATTATATAAATCTGGTACTAATCGTATAGCACAAAAAGTAGGTGAAGAAGCTATAGAAACAATTTTAGCAGCTATGCAAAAAAATAAAAATGAATTAATTAATGAATCTTCAGATTTAATTTATCATTTAATTGTATTATTACATGATCAAAATTTAAATTTAAACATTGTTTTAAATAATTTAAAAAAAAGAAATCAAGAACAATTGTTTGGTGACTGCAAATAAATTTACTGATTTTCTTAATAAGCAAAACACTAAAAGTTAATTTATAATATTTCAATTTCACAAAAAAATTCAATTATATAAATATATATATCTTATATGTAATAATCTCTATTACTTGAAAAATATTAAATCAATAATATGCAAGTAACTTTTTCTTTTTTATTTAAATATCACAAAAAAATTATACAAGAAATTTATCTGTACTTTAAATTGATAGAAGAACTGTTTTAATATTTTATTTTTAATCAATGAAAAATTGAAAATGTTTAAAATATCATTTATTGTGTAAGAGATAAAATAAAATATAGTAATTTATGAAGACATGTATTGTATTTTTAGCATATTTTAGTTGGAGAAAAAAATGTCAAAACAACAAATTGGTGTTGTGGGAATGGCAGTAATGGGACGTAATTTAGCATTGAATATCGAAAATAAAAGTTATACTGTTTCTATATTTAATAGAACAGCCTCAACAACAGAAGATGTAGTCAATAAAAATCCAGGAAAGAATATTTTTCCATATTTTTCTATTAAAGATTTCGTTAATTCACTTATAAGACCTAGATGTATTTTATTAATGGTACAGTCAGGAAAACCTACTGACGAAACTATTCAATCAATTATTCCTTATTTAGAAAAAGAAGACATATTAATTGATGCAGGTAATACTTTTTATAAAGATACTGTACGAAGAAGTGATGAGTTATCTAAATATGGTATTAATTTTATTGGTATGGGGGTATCTGGAGGTGAATTAGGAGCATTACATGGTCCATCAATTATGCCTGGAGGTCAAAAAGAAGCATATAAACTTGTCTCTTCTATGTTAAAGAAAATAGCAGCTAAATTTCAAAATGAATCATGTGTAAGCTATATTGGTCCCAATGGATCTGGTCATTATGTAAAAATGGTACACAATGGTATTGAATATGGTGATATGCAATTAATTGCAGAGTCATATTTTTTATTAAAACATTTATTACATTTAAATAATCAAGAGTTATCAGATACATTTTCTGAATGGAATAAAGGGGAATTAAATAGTTACTTAATTAACATAACAAAAGACATTTTTATTGAAAAAGATAATAATGGTAAATATTTAATAGATATTATCTTAGATGTAGCAGAAGATAAAGGAACTGGAAAATGGATTAGTCAAAATGCTTTGGAACTTCGCGAGCCTCTTTCGTTAATTACTGAATCTGTTTTTTCACGTTATTTATCATCTCTTAAAAAACAACGCATAACAGCATCAAAAATATTAAAAGGACCTAATATAAAAGCATCAATTAAAAATCGAAATGATTTTATTGAAGAAGTTAGACGTGCTTTATATTTAGGAAAAATAATCTCTTATGCACAAGGTTTTGCTCAATTAAAAAAAGCTTCAGAAAAATATTCTTGGTTTTTAAAATATGGTGAAATAGCTAAAATTTTTAGAGCAGGTTGTATTATTCGAGCAAATTTTTTACAAAAAATAACAGAAGAATATTCTAATAATGGAAACATACTTAATTTATTATTAACACCATATTTTTCAGAAATAGCTAACAAATATGAAGAGTCATTGAGAAAAATAGTTGTTTATGCAGTGAAGTATGGTATTTCAGTTCCTACTTTTTCTGCAGCTATATCATACTATGATAGTTATAGATCATTGTATCTACCAGCTAATCTTATTCAAGCTCAAAGAGATTATTTTGGATCACATACTTACCAAAGAATTGATAAACATGGTCATTTTCATACAAATTGGTCTATAAAAAAATAATATTAATTATTATAATATTCAAAAAAACTTATATATCTATATTATATTTCATCGATGTTGCTCAATTATTAAAATTAAATAGCAGACGATGTTAAAACATATCTCTGCTATTGTAATTTATTTTATTAAAAAATATATTTTAAACGCATATTTATTAAAAATATATTTATTATATAGTAGGTGCGAAAATGCGTTTATGCGATAAAGACATTGAAGAATGGTTGAAAAGAAAAGAATTAATTATTACACCTTATCCTGACAAATCATTAATTAATGGTGTCACTATTGATATACATTTAAGTAACAAATTTCGTTTTTTTTATGATCACACAAAAGCCTGTATTGATTTAAGTAATTCAAAAAAAAGTATAGCTTTAGCATTATCTGAGGTTATGAGTGAAGAAATATTCTTTTCTAAAGAAAAACCGTTGTTTTTACAGCCAGGTTCTTTAATTTTATCTTCGACATTTGAATATATTAAAATTCCTAATAATTTAGTAGGTTGGTTGGATGGTCGATCATCTCTGGCTCGTCTTGGTCTAATGATTCATGCCACTGCACATCGTATTGATCCAGGATGGGAAGGGAATATTGTTTTAGAAATTTTTAATGCTGGAAAATTAACTTTAGTTTTACGTCCTAATATGAAAATTGCAGCACTTAGTTTTGAAGTTCTTACTCAATCAGTTTTACGTCCTTATTATTCTCGTCATGAGTCTAAATATAAAAGTCAAAATGGAGTAGTTCCTAGTCGTATCGATGAAGAATAAATTTGTTTTTATTTAAAAAGAATAGTTTACGATTGATTTTAATTTGTATATGATATTTTTTATTTAAAGAATTATAATATTATGTCAACTTTGTTTAGAAAAATTCTAGTGACTTGTGCTTTACCTTATGCAAATGGTTCTATCCATATAGGTCATATGCTTGAACATATTCAAGCAGATATTTGGGTACGTTATCAAAGAATGCGTGGTCATGAAGTTTGGTTCGTATCCGCTGACGATGCTCATGGCACCGCTATTATGTTAAAATCTAAAAATTTAGGAATATCTTCTAATCAATTAATTAAAAATGTTAAAAAAGAACATCAAATAGATTTTGTTAATTTCAATATTTCTTACGATAATTATCATTCTACGCATAGTATAGAAAATTTATCTTTATTAAGAAAAATATTTGTGTGCTTAAATCAGAAAGGTTTCATTCACGAAAAAATAATTTCTCAATTTTATGACAATGTTAAAAAAATATTTCTTCCAGATAGATTTATAAAGGGTACATGCCCAGTTTGTAAGTCAGAGAATCAATATGGTGATAATTGTGAAGAGTGTAGTTCAATTTATGAGCCTATAGATTTAATTAACCCAAAATCTGCTATTTCAGGAAAAAAACCTATTCTAAAAAATACTAAACATTTATATTTTGATTTAACTTTTTTTTCTAATTTTTTAAAAAAATGGATATACTCTGGTGTTTTGGAAAATTCTGTTATTAAAAAAACAGAAGAATGGTTAAAGATAGGTTTAAAACCATGGGGAATTTCTCGAGATGCACCATATTTTGGATTTAAAATTCCCAAATTTTCTGATAAATATTTTTATGTCTGGCTTGATGCTCCTATCGGTTATATAAGTGCTTTTAAAAATCTTTGCTTTAAAAATAAAAAATTAAATTTTCATGAATTTTGGAATGAAAAATCGAATTATGAGTTATACCATTTTATTGGTAAAGATATTATTTATTTTCATACTTTATTTTGGCCCTCAATATTAGAAGCTGTTTCTTTAAGAAAACCTAATGGTATATTTGTACACGGTTATCTTACAATGAATGGATTGAAATTATCAAAATCACGTGGCTCTTTAATTACAGCTAGTGATTGGATCAAGCATCTTGATTCAGATAGTTTACGTTATTATTATGCTAGTAAATTATCTAATAATATTAATGATATTGAAATGAATTTAGAAGATTTTCTTTATAAAATTAATAGTGATATTGTAAATAAATTAGTAAATTTAGCATCAAGAAATGCTAGTTTTATTAATAAATATTTTAATGGATATTTATCTAATGAATTGCATAATAATAAATTATATCAGTATTTTATTGACGTTAGTGGTAAAATAGAAAATTTTTTAGAAAATCGTGAATTTAGTTGTGTAATAAGAGAATCTATGAAATTAATAGATATGGCTAATCAATACATTAATGAAAAAAAACCATGGAAAATTGAAATAAAAGAAAAAAATATGAAGGAATTACAAAACATTTGTACTATGGGAATTAATTTATTTAGATTGGTCATGATTTTTTTAAAACCTATATTACCTGATTTAGCGATCAAAACAGAATCGTTTTTAATGTCTGATTTAACCTGGAAAAATATTAAAAATCCTCTTTTATCTCATAAAATAAATAAATTTACACAACTATACAAACGTATTAGTTCTGAGAAAATTTCTCAATTAATGAATTTGTATAAATAAAAAAGATATTTTTTTGTATTTAATATAGTAAGAATTATATATTTATTTTTTGAATAAAAATATTTTAATAGAACGAAAATGAACAGTTTTCTTTTGAAAAAAAATCATTTTTCCATGTAATCGTCCATGTTTCTTTGTGTATATTATTCATATTGACAACAAAGACTCCTAATGCACTAACAAAAATATTATTGTAAAATAATAGCGGAATTTGATTACGTAACCAAGGAGGAATATTTTTTTCTTGCCAAATTTTTTTTATTTTTCTTTTTTTATTTCTTCCTAAAATTAATATATTATCTTCATATTGAAAGCGAATATTAATTAATTGATTATTTTTAGGTTTCGGAAGAGCAACTCCATTCTTATCTTGTACTAAATAGCCTAAAGTATTAGGAAGAGTTAGACGATAATTAACATCATGCCAGAATAAAAATTGATTTTTAAGACTTGGTTGTGTTTTAATAAAATAAAGTGAATCCTTATAGCGTCTAATTTCATTTGTTTTTAAAATTATTTTAGGATTTGCATCTTTTCGACTAAAAAGCATTTGGTAATAAATACATTGAATGTTCTTATATGATGGCATTTTTATTGTTTTTAAGGAAATCCAATGTCTAATTAGAGCCGTAGCAAGTTCTTTTTGCATGTTTTTTAATGTTTTAACATTTAATGAGCCATCAAATTTTATATAATTATTGATTTTTTCATGAAGTAAGTTTTTTAAAAGTGCTGTTTCTTCTTGACATATATTCATAGCACGTAAACAATTATTTAGAAAAAAAGGCCATTTTTTTTCTAAGACAGGAATAATTTTTTTTCTTATAAAATTGCGATCATAATTAATATTTGAATTGCTAAAATCTTCAATCCATTTTAAGTTTTTATGATAAGCCCACGATGATAAAGTTTTTTTTGTTGTATTTAAAAATGGTCGTATTATTGTTTTAGAACCTAATATGGTCTTAAAAGACATACCAGAAAGT
The nucleotide sequence above comes from Buchnera aphidicola (Brachycaudus tragopogonis). Encoded proteins:
- the hisIE gene encoding bifunctional phosphoribosyl-AMP cyclohydrolase/phosphoribosyl-ATP diphosphatase HisIE — its product is MLKTEDLLNLNWTKTNGMVPVIIQNYLSNQVLMHGYMNQEALSKTQKCGLVTFYSRTKKRLWTKGEESGCFLKVIEITADCDYDTLLVLVEPTGKTCHLGNVSCFLPTKSNINFLFHLEEIIKNRKNVYRSNSYTYELYKSGTNRIAQKVGEEAIETILAAMQKNKNELINESSDLIYHLIVLLHDQNLNLNIVLNNLKKRNQEQLFGDCK
- the gndA gene encoding NADP-dependent phosphogluconate dehydrogenase; translated protein: MSKQQIGVVGMAVMGRNLALNIENKSYTVSIFNRTASTTEDVVNKNPGKNIFPYFSIKDFVNSLIRPRCILLMVQSGKPTDETIQSIIPYLEKEDILIDAGNTFYKDTVRRSDELSKYGINFIGMGVSGGELGALHGPSIMPGGQKEAYKLVSSMLKKIAAKFQNESCVSYIGPNGSGHYVKMVHNGIEYGDMQLIAESYFLLKHLLHLNNQELSDTFSEWNKGELNSYLINITKDIFIEKDNNGKYLIDIILDVAEDKGTGKWISQNALELREPLSLITESVFSRYLSSLKKQRITASKILKGPNIKASIKNRNDFIEEVRRALYLGKIISYAQGFAQLKKASEKYSWFLKYGEIAKIFRAGCIIRANFLQKITEEYSNNGNILNLLLTPYFSEIANKYEESLRKIVVYAVKYGISVPTFSAAISYYDSYRSLYLPANLIQAQRDYFGSHTYQRIDKHGHFHTNWSIKK
- the dcd gene encoding dCTP deaminase, with translation MRLCDKDIEEWLKRKELIITPYPDKSLINGVTIDIHLSNKFRFFYDHTKACIDLSNSKKSIALALSEVMSEEIFFSKEKPLFLQPGSLILSSTFEYIKIPNNLVGWLDGRSSLARLGLMIHATAHRIDPGWEGNIVLEIFNAGKLTLVLRPNMKIAALSFEVLTQSVLRPYYSRHESKYKSQNGVVPSRIDEE
- the metG gene encoding methionine--tRNA ligase, translating into MSTLFRKILVTCALPYANGSIHIGHMLEHIQADIWVRYQRMRGHEVWFVSADDAHGTAIMLKSKNLGISSNQLIKNVKKEHQIDFVNFNISYDNYHSTHSIENLSLLRKIFVCLNQKGFIHEKIISQFYDNVKKIFLPDRFIKGTCPVCKSENQYGDNCEECSSIYEPIDLINPKSAISGKKPILKNTKHLYFDLTFFSNFLKKWIYSGVLENSVIKKTEEWLKIGLKPWGISRDAPYFGFKIPKFSDKYFYVWLDAPIGYISAFKNLCFKNKKLNFHEFWNEKSNYELYHFIGKDIIYFHTLFWPSILEAVSLRKPNGIFVHGYLTMNGLKLSKSRGSLITASDWIKHLDSDSLRYYYASKLSNNINDIEMNLEDFLYKINSDIVNKLVNLASRNASFINKYFNGYLSNELHNNKLYQYFIDVSGKIENFLENREFSCVIRESMKLIDMANQYINEKKPWKIEIKEKNMKELQNICTMGINLFRLVMIFLKPILPDLAIKTESFLMSDLTWKNIKNPLLSHKINKFTQLYKRISSEKISQLMNLYK
- the tilS gene encoding tRNA lysidine(34) synthetase TilS, yielding MIETIINKYKNKSFLISYSGGLDSTVLLHQFLKIKKKVPQIKIRAIHINHNLTFHSKEWVQHCKNTCLIHKIPLIIENIHVDKNEKNLEEKLRIKRYTIIYKHLFLNEILLTGHHMNDQCETFFLSLKRGSGPTGLSGMSFKTILGSKTIIRPFLNTTKKTLSSWAYHKNLKWIEDFSNSNINYDRNFIRKKIIPVLEKKWPFFLNNCLRAMNICQEETALLKNLLHEKINNYIKFDGSLNVKTLKNMQKELATALIRHWISLKTIKMPSYKNIQCIYYQMLFSRKDANPKIILKTNEIRRYKDSLYFIKTQPSLKNQFLFWHDVNYRLTLPNTLGYLVQDKNGVALPKPKNNQLINIRFQYEDNILILGRNKKRKIKKIWQEKNIPPWLRNQIPLLFYNNIFVSALGVFVVNMNNIHKETWTITWKNDFFSKENCSFSFY